Part of the Tenacibaculum sp. SZ-18 genome, GTGTTTTTCTATCAGTTTTTCGACTTTTTGTAAATCAATTGGTTTTTTTAGAAAACTGATAAGTATTTTTTTCTTCAATAAATTTTGAATTTCAGAGGTGATGTCCATTCCTGAGAGTATAAAATATCTTTTCTCAGGAAATAAATTATAGGCTTTTTTGATGAAATCTACTCCACTTAATCCAGGCATTTTCATATCGCTAATCACTACAGCTATTTCCGGTTCTTTATCGAGTATTTTTAATCCGTTATCCCCATTTGAAGCGAGAATAACGTCATACTTTTCAGAGAAGATTATTTGAAATAAAAGTGTATTCATTTCTTCATCATCAACATATAATATTTTAGTTTTATTTATCATTTTCTTTTAATAGGGTAGTACAATTGATACTTTGGTTCCATCTTTTTGTGAGGAATTTATATCGAATTTACCCATGTGTTTTTTGATGATTTCAAGAGAAATAGACAAACCTAAACCCGTTCCTTTTCCTGGAGGCTTTGTTGTAAAAAAAGGGTCGGTAATCCGATTTAGTATTTCTTTATCAATTCCTTTACCATTATCTATAATATCGATATTTACACTGTTTTTATCTAAGTATGTATTAATAGTTATTTGTCCATCTTTGTCAAAAGAATCGAGAGCATTAGATAAAACATTTAAAAACACTTGATGAAGCTTACCTGAATTTCCTTTAATTAGTATTTTTTCAGCAGCATACATTTTAATAATATCAACTTTATGCTTTATTTTATTCTCTAACATTGTCAAACTATTATTTAATGCTCCATGTATATCACAAATTTCGTCCATGCGATCATTGTCTCTACTAAACAAACTTAAACTTGTAACTATACTAGATATTCTTTTTACACCCTCGTTAAGAATTTTTAAAAGATTATCAGTTTTTTCTTTTTCATTACTTGAGTAACAACTAAAGTAGTTCATTAGCCCTATATACGACCCTTTTATGTAGTTTAATGGGTTATTGATTTCATGAGCAACTCCAGAAGTCAATATTCCTAAAGAAGCCATTTTTTCTGACTGAATTAATTTTGACTGAGTTGTCTTTAAATTTTGTATTGTTTGTGATAATTTTTGATTTGACAATTCTAGTTCATTATTTTTCAAGTTTAATAGCTTGGTTCGTTCTTCAACCTTAATCTCTAGCATTTTTTTATGATTTTGAAGAGTAGCATATAGTTTTAAGTGCTCCAGCTCTGCACTTGCTCTTGATGCAAATATTAGTAGTATCGATTCAATTCCGAAAGTATCATCAATTTCATTTTCGTACAAACAAACTAAAATTCCCGTTGGTTCTTTTTTAGAATTGTACAAAGGAACCCCAACGTAGGCTTCAATACTCATATCTATGAGGAGTTGATCTTTTGGAAATAATTTTGTTATATTTTTTGCATATGAACAGGCTGCTCTACCTATAACATTTTCACATGGAGTATCTTTTAATTCGTAAACGAAATTATCTAATAACCCATTTTTATTAACCAATGAAATGGTTTGAATTGTAGACTGATCTTTAGAAAGTTCTCCAATAAATGTATAATCAGCTCCCAAAGCTTCATTTAATCTCGATACAATCTTTTCAAAAAAAAGATCTCCAAGATTATACAAATCTCCAGAAACCGTGTCATTAATTAATTCTAATTGCTTTTTTAGTTTTGAGAATTCTAATGTTTTCATACGTTTGGAATTTAAAAAATCTAATATTTCAACACAATTTGGAACAGCACCTCTTTGATAGCGATAATTACAATTATTTTTTTTGAGTTATTGAGTCTAAGTGTATTTTATGTTTCAGTTTCTGAACTCAATAAAAGTGAATCTTAAATATGCAACTACTAGCTGCTTATTAGGATATGTATACCATTTATATGTCGATCTGAATTTATTTTTGAAAATGCAATTTTAATAATTGAATATACTAATGTAACCTAGTCTATTTCCTCTCAAGATACGAAAAAAAGGAAAAGAATCTAGAATTAACTACATTACCTTTTAATTATTGTATAAGAATAGAGAAGTTTAGAGGTGTTAAACAAAAGCGTTTTTACGTGTATGTGGTCTTCATATAAAACTCGAGTTTCTTTATTTATTGAGCGTATGAAAATTCTAAAACCTCAGAAACTAAGGCTGAAAAGAAAGAGACTATAAAGCGGGAATAAAAACGTCAAAAAGGAAAGTTACACTAAATTAAGAGGTGTGAGCGTGGAATTTTTATAATTGATATTGAATAACTTTAAAAGAAGAAAAGTGATATAGAAGTACAAGGCACTAATGATAATATTGCTCTAGAAGCGATTAATGACAAATTTGTAGAGCTCCAACAAATTATTGAAGACCTGTAAACTCAAGATGAGATTTGGTTTGAGTTGTCGATGAAAATGGATGAAAAAAGACACTGGCTGATTCTTTTGAAATCCTGTGGTTGGAAACTAATCGGTTGGTATTTATAGCCATTTTATTTACTAAATTTTCCGTTTTTTAATTCTAGTTTTATTCTCTTGCTAGTAGATTCAAAAAATCCAATGTAATCAATGTATTTAAATTTATTAAAACTAATTTAGTTTTGGTCGAAGACTATTATATCTCGTATTATAGTCTGGGTTCGTTAAGTTATCAAAATCTAATATTAATTCTAACTCAATTTTTTCAAAGTTCACATTTTTTGAAAACAAGGAATTTCAGAAGTAAACATATATCATAAAATTGATGATGTTATGTTCATTGTGTTTTGTAAGCTTTATCGATTAAATCGCTATTATTTTAATACAGTGTTAGCTGGTGTTATTTTCAAAATTAAAATTCATAATTATAATATATGGTTGGTTTTTTACTGTTTGTAATTTGGATCATGGTCATCGATTATTTGTTTTGCAATTTCATGTAAGTTAGTATTAAAAATTGTTTTATAAGTATCGGTGTTCAAAACAACATTATATATACTACTTAACCATATAAGTCCACCTGTTTCGCGAACTATATCTCCTTGATGACCTTTCGCATCAGTGAATATTGAAGTTGCTCTTGGTCCAGTCATTGTAATATCGTCCAAAAGTTGATTATCTAGATGCATTTGATATAAATTAAATGTAGCCCATCCAGTTGGTATGGTAAATATTTTAGTAGAAGGAAATTCGATGCGCAATTGGTTTACAATTTCGATATGTAAAATTTCATTAATATAAAAATCATACATTTCTTGTATAGAGCTAAATCCATTATCTGCTGCAAATGTATCCCAATCTGGTCGGGTTCCATTTGGATCACCATTCGGAAAGTCAAATGGTGCTAAGGAAATAAAAATGGTTATATCAGGATTGTTTTGCAAAGCATATTCTATCCAAGCTTTAAATCCTTCGATCGGATTGTCAGAATTATGACCGCTTGTCATTCCGAAATAATCGACATTTCCTTGGTCAAGGGTTGACTTGATTAAACTGTGCTCTGAACTACTTGAATCGTTCCAGAAATTGATAGCATTTCCATTTTCGCCACCACGAAATACAGTTGTACTATTATGATTTACAAAACCAGCATCAATTGCTATTTCATCAAGTTTTTCAGCATAAGGTCTGAAAAAGCTATTCCCAATAAGTAGCATATTATACCCTTGTGTTTCTGGTGTTTCTTGAGTTTCCTCTATTTGATTGTCGTCTTTACTGCAAGAAAGAA contains:
- a CDS encoding response regulator, which translates into the protein MINKTKILYVDDEEMNTLLFQIIFSEKYDVILASNGDNGLKILDKEPEIAVVISDMKMPGLSGVDFIKKAYNLFPEKRYFILSGMDITSEIQNLLKKKILISFLKKPIDLQKVEKLIEKHK
- a CDS encoding sensor histidine kinase — encoded protein: MKTLEFSKLKKQLELINDTVSGDLYNLGDLFFEKIVSRLNEALGADYTFIGELSKDQSTIQTISLVNKNGLLDNFVYELKDTPCENVIGRAACSYAKNITKLFPKDQLLIDMSIEAYVGVPLYNSKKEPTGILVCLYENEIDDTFGIESILLIFASRASAELEHLKLYATLQNHKKMLEIKVEERTKLLNLKNNELELSNQKLSQTIQNLKTTQSKLIQSEKMASLGILTSGVAHEINNPLNYIKGSYIGLMNYFSCYSSNEKEKTDNLLKILNEGVKRISSIVTSLSLFSRDNDRMDEICDIHGALNNSLTMLENKIKHKVDIIKMYAAEKILIKGNSGKLHQVFLNVLSNALDSFDKDGQITINTYLDKNSVNIDIIDNGKGIDKEILNRITDPFFTTKPPGKGTGLGLSISLEIIKKHMGKFDINSSQKDGTKVSIVLPY